Part of the Crossiella cryophila genome, TCCAGCCGGACCTCGTGCACGTGCTGCGTGTGCCCCGAGGTCTCCCCCTTCACCCAGTACGACTGCCTGCTCCGCGAGAAGTACGTCGCCTTCCGCGTGGTCAGCGTGCGGTGCAACGCCTCGTCGTCCATCCAGGCGACCATGAGCACCTCACCGGTGCCGCGTTGCTGGGCGACGGCGCAGACCAGGCCGTCGGGGTTGCGCTTGAGGCGGGCGGCCAGGGCCGGGTCAAGGGGGCTGGTCATCGGACGGTCACCCCGGCTGCGCGCAGGGCGTCCTTGACCTCGCTGATGCGCAGCTGGCCGAAGTGGAAGACGCTGGCGGCGAGCACCGCGTCGGCGCCGGCGGCCACCGCGGGTGGGAAGTGCTCGACCGCGCCCGCGCCGCCGCTGGCGATCAGCGGCACGTCGATGACCTTGCGGACCGCGCGGATCAGTTCCAGGTCGAAGCCGGCCTTGGTGCCGTCGGCGTCCATGGAGTTGAGCAGGACCTCGCCGACGCCGAGTTCCTGGCCGCGGGCGGACCACTCGACGGCGTCGATGCCGGTGCCGGTGCGGCCGCCGTGCGTGGTGACCTCGAAGCCGGACGGGGTGGGCTTGCCGCCCTCGGGGACCCGGCGGGCGTCCACGGACAGCACCACGCACTGGGCGCCGAAGCGAACGGATGCCTCGCGCAGCAGTTCGGGGCGGGCGATGGCGGCGGTGTTGAAGCTGACCTTGTCCGCGCCCGCGCGCAGCAGCTTGTCCACGTCCTCCACGCTGCGCACACCGCCGCCGACGGTGAGCGGGATGAAGACCTGCTCGGCGGTGCGCCGGACCACGTCGTAGGTGGTCTCGCGGTTGCCGGAGGAGGCGGTGACGTCCAGGAAGGTCAGTTCGTCGGCATGTTCGGCGTCGTAGGCGGTGGCCAGCGCCACCGGGTCGCCGGCGTCGACCAGGTTGGTGAAGTTGACGCCCTTGACGACCCGGCCCCGATCAACGTCCAGGCAGGGGATGACACGAACAGCGACGGACATGGGAACAGCCTAAGGTGACCCCTGTGACCAGCGATCTGAGGTCGGCCAAGTACCTGCTGTTGACCACCTTCCGCCGGGACGGCACCGCGGTGGACACCCCGGTCTGGGTGGTCGCCGAGGGCGAGCTGCTCTACGCCTGGTCCAACGCCTCGGCCGGCAAGATCAAGCGGCTCCGGCGGGACGGCGCGGTGCGGGTGGCGCCGTGCACGGTGCGCGGCAGCCAGACCGGGCCCGCGGTGCCCGCGACGGCGACGCTGGTCGACGCCGAGCACACCGCGAAGGTGGTGCGGATGATCAACAAGAAGTACGGGCTGATCGGCCGACTGACCACGCTGCGGGCCAATCCGGCGGCCGGGCGGACCATCGGGATCCGGATCGAGCTGGACCCGCGGACCGAACCGGCCCGGCCGGACGAGCTGGGCTAGCCGACCGCGGCGAGGGCCTCGGGCAGGGTGAACGCGCCGGCGTAGAGCGCCTTGCCGATGATCGAGCCCTCCAGGCCCAGCGGGGCCAGCTCGGCCAGGGCGACCAGGTCGGCGACGCTGGAGATGCCGCCGGAGGCGATCACCGGGGCGTCGGTGCGGGCGCAGACCTCGCGCAGCAGGTCCACGTTGGGGCCCTGCAGGGTGCCGTCCTTGCTGACGTCGGTGACCACGTAGCGCGGGCAGCCGTCGCGGTCCAGCCGGGCCAGCACCTCCCACAGGTCGCCGCCGTCGGTGGTCCAGCCGCGGCCGGCCACCCGGTGCCCGGCGGCGGTGATCCGCACGTCCAGGCCGACCGCGATCTGCTCGCCGTACTCGGCGATGGCCTTGGCGCACCAGACCGGGTCCTCCAGCGCGGCGGTGCCCAGGTTGACCCTGGCGCAGCCGGTGGCCAGCGCGGCCCTGAGCGAGGCGTCGTCGCGGATGCCGCCGGAGAGTTCGACCTTGACGTCCAGCCGCCCGACCACGTCCGCGACCAGTTCGCGGTTGCTGCCCCGCCCGAAGGCGGCGTCCAGGTCGACCAGATGGATCCACTCGGCGCCGCCGTCCTGCCAGGCCAGCGCGGCCTGCCACGGCTCGCCGTAGGAGGTCTCGGTGCCTGCCTCGCCCTGGACCAGGCGGACAGCCTTGCCTTCGGCCACATCAACGGCCGGGAGCAGCGTAAACGTCACCCGGCAACCTTAAACGACGGACTTGAGCCAGTTCTCCAGCAGGTGCGCCCCGGCGTCCCCGGACTTCTCCGGGTGGAACTGGGTGGCGCACAGCGGCCCGTTCTCCACCGCGGCCACGAAGTCCTCGCCGTGGTGCGCCCAGGTGACCAGCGGCTTCGGCAGCGGCGGTTCGGGGTCCAGGGTCCACTCGCGCACGCCGTAGGAGTGCACGAAGTAGAACCGGGTCTCTTCGTCCAGCCCGGCGAACAGGGTGGACTCGGCCGGTGCGCGCACGGTGTTCCAGCCCATGTGCGGCAGCACCGGCGCGGTGAGCCGCTCGACCGTGCCCGGCCACTCCCCGCAGCCCTCGGCCTCGGTGCCGTGCTCGACGCCCTTCTCGAACAGGATCTGCAGTCCCACGCAGATCCCCAGCACCGGCCTGCCACCGGCCAGCCGCTGCCCGATGACCTTCTCGCCATGGACCTTGCGGAGTCCGGCCATGCAGGCCCCGAACGCGCCGACGCCGGGCACCACGAGCCCGTCGGCGGCCTGGGCCACCCTGGGGTCGGCGGTCACCTCGACCTGGGCGCCGACCCGGCGCAGGGCGCGTTCGGCGGAGCGGATGTTGCCGAATCCGTAGTCCAGTACAACGACGCTGGTCACCGGCACAGCCTAGCCAAGGAACTCGCGGACGGCCTTGGCGATACCGCCTGCGTCCAGTCCGTGCACCACGTCGTGCTGCTCGGGTGTCCCGTACGCCCTGACCTCGCTGTCCCGGCTGACTCCCAGCGACAGCAACCGGTGCGGCTGGCGGCGCAGCGCGTCGGCGACCGGCAGCGCCGAGGTGCCGCGCAGGTACGGCTCGACCAGCACCACATCGGGCCGGTCGAGCTGCTCGACCGCGGCGCGCAGGCCCGCGCCGTCGAAGGGGCGGACGGTGGCCGCGTAGAGCACGGTCACGTCCTGGCCCTCGGTGGCGGCCAGCACGGCGTCCGCGGTGGTGCCCACGGCGAGGACGACGCCCCGGCGTCCCCGGCGCAGCGTGGTGAATCCCGGTCCCTCGGCGTAGGGCCGGGCGTTGGCGCGGGTGGACAGGCGCAGGTAGACCAGGTCGTCCCCGGCCAGCGCGGGTTCGAGCAGGGCGGGCAGCTCGGCGGGGTGGCCGGGGCTGTGCACGGTCCAGCCGGGCAGGGTGTCGAACAGCGCCACGTCGCCGGGCACCTGGTGGGTGCGGCCCCACACCGGGTCGTCGTAGGAGCCGCCGATGCTGACCAGCAGCGCGCCCACGTCCTGGTGCCCGAGGTCCAGTTTGATCTGCTCGAACGGCCGCTCGACCAGGAACGGGCCGTAGGTGTGCACCACCGGCCGCATCCCGGCCAGCGCGAGGCCGCCGCCGACGCTGACCATGAGCTGCTCCCGGATGCCCACGTTGATCACCCGGTCCGGGTGCCGCCGCGCGGCGGGGGCGAAGGCGTCCCTGGAGATCTCGGCCAGCACGACCGCGATCCGCGGATCGGTGTCCATGGCGGCGGTGACGGTGTTCGCGAACACCTCACGCATCGGGGCAACCGCGATGTCGGTCATTCCGAACCCTCCAGTCCGATCAGGGCCTCGACCACGAGCGGACGCCCGGGGTGCGGAGTGGTGAACGCGGCGTACAGGTCCTCGTGGTCCCGGCCGTCCACCGTGCGACCGGCCCAGCCCTCCACGGTGAAACGGTCGGCGATGCCGCCGGGCCAGCCGTGCGTGCCGGAGAAGTTGTTGACCGCCACCACGGTGAGCTGGTCAAGGCCGAGCCGTCCGGCCAGTGCGACGGCCTCGTGGTTGCTGCCCTCGTCCAGTTCGGCGTCGCCGACCAGCACGACCACCCGCACGCCGGTGCGGCCCTGGGCGCGCAGGCCGAGCACGGTGCCCACCGCCAGGGGCAGGCCGTGGCCGAGGGAGCCGCTGCTGATCTCCGCGCCGGGCACCAGGACCCGGTCCGGGTGCTGGCCCAGCGGGGAGTCGAACGCGGTCCAGTCGTCCACAACGGACTCGTCCAGGAAGCCCTTGGCGGCCAGCACCGCGTAGAAGGCCATCGGGCCGTGGCCCTTGGACAGGTAGAAGCGGTCCCGGTCCGGGTCGTCCAGCCGGTCCGGGGAAACGTCGAGGACGCGGTCGTAGAGCACCCAGAGCACGTCCATGGTCGAGTTGGCGGCGGCGCTGTGCTTCTCGTCGCCGGTCATCCTGGCGATCAGCGCGGGCAGCTCGGCGAAGGCCCGCGGTGTGGTCATTTCCTTCGCTGTCATGGCTCCGAGCATGTAACCTCGACCAAACTGGAGGTCAAGCGTTCATGGAAGCCCTGCCCCAATGGCTGACGATCGGCGAGGTCGCCGAGCGCAGCGGAGTGCCCCACACCGCGCTGCGGTTCTACGAGGAGAAGCAGCTCGTCTTCTCCGAGCGGAGCGCGGGCAACCAGCGGCGATACCACCGGTCGGTACTGCGGCGACTGGCCTTCATCCGGGCCGCGCAACGGGTCGGCCTGACCCTGGAGGACATCCAGAGCGCGCTGGCCACCCTGCCGGAGGGCCGCAACCCGACCAAGGCGGACTGGGCCAGGCTGTCCAGCACCTGGCGGGAGGAGCTGAACGCCCGGATCGAGGCGCTGCAACTGCTCCGGGACCGGCTCACCGGCTGCATCGGCTGCGGCTGCCTGTCCCTGCGCTCCTGTTTCCTGCACAACGCCGACGACGCGATGGCCGCCTACGGCCCTGGTTCGCCCCGGCTGAAGCCGCAGGTGGAGGGCGGGCGTTGACTCTGACACGGTGTCAGGTCCTACAACGGCACTCGTCATGTTGAGTATCGGAGACTTCGCCAGGCACGGACACGTGTCCGTCCGCATGCTGCGGCACTACGACCAGCTCGGCCTGCTCACCCCGGACCGGGTGGACCAGGTCACCGGCTACCGCTACTACCGGGTCGATCAGCTGTCCCGGTTGAACCGGGTGATCGCGTTGAAGGACCTGGGTTTCACCCTGGACCAGGTGCGCTCGATCCTGGACGAGCAGGTGGACGCGGCCGAGTTGCGCGGGATGCTGCGGTTGCGCCGGACCGAGCTGGCCGCGGACATCGCGGCGGCCCGGCAGCGGCTGAACCAGGTCGAGGCGAGGCTCCGCATCATCGAGAGCGAGGGGCGCATGCCCAGCACCGACGTCGTCGTCAAGAACCTGCCCGCGGTCCGCATCGCCGAGCTGACCGGCACCGCCGCGGACTTCGCGCCGGGCAGCATCAGCCCGGTGATCGGCCCGCTGTACGACCGGCTGTTCGCGGCCCTTGGCAAGGCCGGGCTGCAGCCGGTGGGCCCGACCATCGCCTACTACGAGCTGCCCGAGGGCGAGGACGGCCCGATCCTCATCCACGCCGGGGTCCCGGTGAACACCGAGGCCGCACCCGGCCAGGAGTTCGCCATCGTGGACCTGCCCGAGGTGCGCCAGGCCGCCACCCTGGTGCACCACGGCTCGATGATGGAGATCGGCGGCCCGTTCCAGGCCCTGGCCAAGTGGGTGGAGACCAACGGCTACCGCCCGGCCGGACCGTCCAGGGAGTTCTACCTGGTGGCCGGGCCCGAGCACGACCAGGCCGACTGGGTCACCGAACTGCAGCAGCCGCTCGTCCCGGCCTGATCAGCCGCGGAAGTACTGGTACCCGCCGTTGTCGCGGACCCGCTCGGCCGAGTCGAAGCCGATCCGCAGCCCGTCGGGGTCCGGCCAGTGGTCGCGGAAGCAGTCCACCACCGCGGCGCGCATCGCGTCCACGGTGTCCAGCAGTTCCGCGGGCAGTCCGGCCGGGCGGGACTGCCGGTGCGGCTGGTACCACTCGGGCAGGCCGTCCGCCTGCCCCTTGAGCAGCACCCACACCGTCAGATGGGCCGGGTCGACCTCAACGGCGCCGTAGCTGAACACGGCCTCGACGAGGTCGCCCCAACGCTCCAGCAGCACCGTCCTGGCCTGGCCGAGCAGGACTCCGGCTGATTCCGGATCGGGCGCGGTCACCGTCAGATCATCCAGGTGACCGCGCCCACCGCGGCCAGGATCGCGCCCGCGAGCAGCACGAACGCGAACATCCTCGAGGTCTTCCAGGTCACGTACACCCCGCCCAGCAGGAAGCCAGCCAGGCCGAGCAGGATCAGCCACACCCAGTCCTTGAAGACCACGACACACCTTCCGGTTCCCAGCCCCCGCAGGGGCAAACGACCAGCAGGGTAGCGGAGTGGCTTACAGCACGCCCTTCGTGGACGGGATTCCGGAGATCCGCGGGTCGGGTTCGACCGCCGCGCGCAGTGCCCTGGCGATGGCCTTGTACTGGGCCTCGGTGATGTGGTGCGGGTCCCGGCCGTGGATCACCCGGACGTGCAAGGCGATCCGGGCGTGGAAGGCCAGCGACTCGAACACGTGCCGGTTCAGCACGGTCGGGTAGTTGTTGCCGATGGTGAACCCGGCGAGCAGCTCCGGTTCGCCGGTGTGCACGCAGTAGGGCCGCCCGGACAGGTCGATCGCGGCGTGCGCGAGGGTCTCGTCCATCGGGATCCAGGCGTCGCCGAAGCGGCGCACCCCGGCCGCGTCGCCGATGGCCTGGCGCAGGGCCTGGCCGAGCACGATCGCGGTGTCCTCGACGGTGTGGTGCGCGTCGATGTGGGTGTCGCCGGTGGCGCGCACGGTCAGGTCGAAGGCGGCGTGCGAGCCGAGCGCGTGCAGCATGTGGTCGTAGAAGGGGACACCGGTCTCGATGTCGACCTTGCCCGCCCCGTCGAGGTCGAGTTCGACCACGATCGAGGACTCCTTGGTGGTCCGCTCGACCCTGGCGATCCGGTTCACTGTGTCACCTCCACAAAGATCTCCTTGCTCGCGGCAAGGAAGGCGTCGTTCTCCGCGGGCGTGCCGATGGTCACCCGCAGGTGCCCGGCGATGCCGACGTCCCTGATCAGCACCCCACGGTCCACATAGGACTTCCAGGCGGCGGGCGCGTCGGCGAACTGTCCGAAAAGGACGAAGTTGGCGTCGCTTGGCACCACCCGGAACCCCATGCCCGCCAAGGACTCCACCACGCGTTCGCGTTCTGCGATGAGCTTGTGCACCGAGTCCAGGGTGCCCTCGGCGTGCCGCAGCGCGGCGGTGGCGGCGGCCTGGGTGAGCGTGGACAGGTGGTAGGGCAGCCGGACCAGCAGCAGCGCGTC contains:
- the hisI gene encoding phosphoribosyl-AMP cyclohydrolase codes for the protein MTSPLDPALAARLKRNPDGLVCAVAQQRGTGEVLMVAWMDDEALHRTLTTRKATYFSRSRQSYWVKGETSGHTQHVHEVRLDCDGDTLLLVVDQVGAACHTGERTCFDADVLLRMED
- the hisF gene encoding imidazole glycerol phosphate synthase subunit HisF; this encodes MSVAVRVIPCLDVDRGRVVKGVNFTNLVDAGDPVALATAYDAEHADELTFLDVTASSGNRETTYDVVRRTAEQVFIPLTVGGGVRSVEDVDKLLRAGADKVSFNTAAIARPELLREASVRFGAQCVVLSVDARRVPEGGKPTPSGFEVTTHGGRTGTGIDAVEWSARGQELGVGEVLLNSMDADGTKAGFDLELIRAVRKVIDVPLIASGGAGAVEHFPPAVAAGADAVLAASVFHFGQLRISEVKDALRAAGVTVR
- a CDS encoding PPOX class F420-dependent oxidoreductase, translated to MTSDLRSAKYLLLTTFRRDGTAVDTPVWVVAEGELLYAWSNASAGKIKRLRRDGAVRVAPCTVRGSQTGPAVPATATLVDAEHTAKVVRMINKKYGLIGRLTTLRANPAAGRTIGIRIELDPRTEPARPDELG
- the priA gene encoding bifunctional 1-(5-phosphoribosyl)-5-((5-phosphoribosylamino)methylideneamino)imidazole-4-carboxamide isomerase/phosphoribosylanthranilate isomerase PriA gives rise to the protein MTFTLLPAVDVAEGKAVRLVQGEAGTETSYGEPWQAALAWQDGGAEWIHLVDLDAAFGRGSNRELVADVVGRLDVKVELSGGIRDDASLRAALATGCARVNLGTAALEDPVWCAKAIAEYGEQIAVGLDVRITAAGHRVAGRGWTTDGGDLWEVLARLDRDGCPRYVVTDVSKDGTLQGPNVDLLREVCARTDAPVIASGGISSVADLVALAELAPLGLEGSIIGKALYAGAFTLPEALAAVG
- the hisH gene encoding imidazole glycerol phosphate synthase subunit HisH — encoded protein: MTSVVVLDYGFGNIRSAERALRRVGAQVEVTADPRVAQAADGLVVPGVGAFGACMAGLRKVHGEKVIGQRLAGGRPVLGICVGLQILFEKGVEHGTEAEGCGEWPGTVERLTAPVLPHMGWNTVRAPAESTLFAGLDEETRFYFVHSYGVREWTLDPEPPLPKPLVTWAHHGEDFVAAVENGPLCATQFHPEKSGDAGAHLLENWLKSVV
- a CDS encoding transketolase family protein, giving the protein MREVFANTVTAAMDTDPRIAVVLAEISRDAFAPAARRHPDRVINVGIREQLMVSVGGGLALAGMRPVVHTYGPFLVERPFEQIKLDLGHQDVGALLVSIGGSYDDPVWGRTHQVPGDVALFDTLPGWTVHSPGHPAELPALLEPALAGDDLVYLRLSTRANARPYAEGPGFTTLRRGRRGVVLAVGTTADAVLAATEGQDVTVLYAATVRPFDGAGLRAAVEQLDRPDVVLVEPYLRGTSALPVADALRRQPHRLLSLGVSRDSEVRAYGTPEQHDVVHGLDAGGIAKAVREFLG
- a CDS encoding thiamine pyrophosphate-dependent enzyme, with the translated sequence MTTPRAFAELPALIARMTGDEKHSAAANSTMDVLWVLYDRVLDVSPDRLDDPDRDRFYLSKGHGPMAFYAVLAAKGFLDESVVDDWTAFDSPLGQHPDRVLVPGAEISSGSLGHGLPLAVGTVLGLRAQGRTGVRVVVLVGDAELDEGSNHEAVALAGRLGLDQLTVVAVNNFSGTHGWPGGIADRFTVEGWAGRTVDGRDHEDLYAAFTTPHPGRPLVVEALIGLEGSE
- the soxR gene encoding redox-sensitive transcriptional activator SoxR; amino-acid sequence: MEALPQWLTIGEVAERSGVPHTALRFYEEKQLVFSERSAGNQRRYHRSVLRRLAFIRAAQRVGLTLEDIQSALATLPEGRNPTKADWARLSSTWREELNARIEALQLLRDRLTGCIGCGCLSLRSCFLHNADDAMAAYGPGSPRLKPQVEGGR
- a CDS encoding MerR family transcriptional regulator: MLSIGDFARHGHVSVRMLRHYDQLGLLTPDRVDQVTGYRYYRVDQLSRLNRVIALKDLGFTLDQVRSILDEQVDAAELRGMLRLRRTELAADIAAARQRLNQVEARLRIIESEGRMPSTDVVVKNLPAVRIAELTGTAADFAPGSISPVIGPLYDRLFAALGKAGLQPVGPTIAYYELPEGEDGPILIHAGVPVNTEAAPGQEFAIVDLPEVRQAATLVHHGSMMEIGGPFQALAKWVETNGYRPAGPSREFYLVAGPEHDQADWVTELQQPLVPA
- the hisB gene encoding imidazoleglycerol-phosphate dehydratase HisB; the protein is MNRIARVERTTKESSIVVELDLDGAGKVDIETGVPFYDHMLHALGSHAAFDLTVRATGDTHIDAHHTVEDTAIVLGQALRQAIGDAAGVRRFGDAWIPMDETLAHAAIDLSGRPYCVHTGEPELLAGFTIGNNYPTVLNRHVFESLAFHARIALHVRVIHGRDPHHITEAQYKAIARALRAAVEPDPRISGIPSTKGVL